A window of Haloarcula sp. H-GB4 contains these coding sequences:
- a CDS encoding DUF6293 family protein produces MQTHIVPVGFDYDRLIAPLVREQLDVDRVILLEGAVGSEANVEYSRNLAEKLEKDYQNLLGAETERFVVADVYDYDEAFEQAFELINAELDAGSEVWVNVSAMPRTVSFAFATAAHSIMVEREGDRDRIHTYYTVPEKYLETELAEELRKQIDMLEDMRTGEDVDERVDDRLETARDLLAEFDERGTTIGAKEIDGSHVVELPVASFSNVKPFEEVILFTLGEHGEFESVSELAQQLARDLGEEYTDSFRSKVIYNVDRLGPGGKGYIEQEEHGKSYRTTLSRIGQLWVRAHSAEDHEHRESDLP; encoded by the coding sequence ATGCAGACCCACATCGTCCCGGTCGGGTTCGACTACGACCGGCTCATCGCGCCGCTGGTGCGCGAGCAACTCGACGTTGACCGCGTCATCCTGCTTGAGGGGGCGGTCGGCAGCGAGGCCAACGTCGAGTACTCGCGCAACCTCGCCGAGAAGCTGGAAAAGGACTATCAGAACCTGCTTGGAGCGGAAACCGAGCGGTTCGTCGTTGCCGACGTGTACGACTACGACGAGGCCTTCGAGCAGGCCTTCGAACTCATCAACGCCGAACTCGACGCGGGTAGCGAGGTGTGGGTTAACGTCTCCGCGATGCCCCGGACTGTCTCCTTTGCCTTTGCGACTGCGGCCCACTCGATTATGGTCGAGCGCGAGGGTGACCGGGACCGCATCCATACCTACTACACGGTCCCCGAGAAATATCTGGAGACGGAACTCGCCGAGGAACTGCGCAAGCAGATCGATATGCTGGAGGACATGCGAACGGGCGAGGACGTCGACGAACGAGTCGACGACCGACTCGAAACCGCACGGGACCTGCTGGCGGAGTTCGACGAGCGCGGGACGACCATCGGTGCGAAGGAGATCGACGGCTCCCACGTGGTCGAGCTCCCGGTCGCCTCGTTCTCGAACGTCAAGCCCTTCGAGGAAGTGATCCTGTTTACCCTTGGCGAACACGGCGAGTTCGAGTCCGTCTCGGAACTAGCCCAGCAGCTGGCCCGAGACCTGGGTGAGGAGTACACCGACTCCTTCCGCTCAAAGGTCATCTACAACGTTGACCGGCTCGGTCCTGGCGGGAAGGGATACATCGAGCAGGAAGAACACGGGAAGTCCTACCGGACAACGCTTTCGCGGATCGGACAGCTGTGGGTTCGCGCCCACTCCGCCGAAGACCACGAGCACCGCGAGTCCGATCTGCCGTGA
- a CDS encoding valine--tRNA ligase, which produces MSDTQDPPQDESTTDESENALDGEYDPREVEPEWQDQWVADKTYAYDEDADTRFTIDTPPPTVSGNLHMGHLYQFTLQDFVARFHRMRDDTVYFPFGYDDNGIASERLTERELDIRHQDYPRREFQEKCRDVCTQFEDEFTQDVQSLAISIDWDNTYKTIAPDVQRVSQLSFLDLYEQGREYRQRAPTIWCPDCETAISQVEQEDKDKSTLFNDIAFDLVETGDGPADEDATFTISTTRPELLPACVAVFVHPDDDENQHLVGGSARVPLFEQEVPVIADERVDMETGSGIVMCCTFGDQNDIEWYQAHDLPLRLAIDESATMTDVAGEYQGMHTTEAREAIIEDLREEGSLLESRDHDHTVQVHERCEEEVEYLVTEQWYIELLDKKEEYIEAGRQMEWYPEKMATRYEHWIEGLEWDWCISRQRDSGIPIPVWYCDDCGEPVMAEREQLPVDPLSDDPPVDSCPECGHDSLTPEEDVFDTWATSSLTPLVNAGWDWDADSESFTMELPELYPFDLRPQGHDIISFWLFHTVVKCYEHTGEVPFENVMINGMVLDENREAMSKSKGNVIPPSEVLEKFPVDATRYWAAGTSIGDDFPYKEGDLEAGERLLQKLWNASRLVDQLTPASQPDEPDDLAAVDEWLLAELDATVESVTTKFEDYEFSKARNELRSFFWNTFCDDYLEIAKQRLSDGEDTSTEFTLLRAHRTFLQLFAPFLPHITEELWERCYEEDSSIHTTDWPTSGGYDADLEAGETAMEVVSALRRYKTENGLPLNADLDHVEVFGHIAGFEDAVAEAMHVAQLDTYDEAPDITTEVSGIDLDYSLVGPEFGSEVGAIDAAIEDGDYEIDGDTLQVAGVELDDEMFAVEESRTYSGEGEMTETESAVVVVR; this is translated from the coding sequence ATGAGTGATACACAGGACCCACCGCAGGACGAATCGACCACAGACGAATCAGAGAACGCCCTCGACGGGGAGTACGACCCCCGCGAGGTAGAGCCAGAGTGGCAGGACCAGTGGGTCGCGGACAAGACCTACGCCTACGACGAGGACGCTGATACCCGCTTCACCATCGACACGCCGCCGCCAACGGTGTCGGGGAACCTCCACATGGGCCACCTCTACCAGTTTACGCTGCAGGACTTCGTCGCCCGCTTTCACCGGATGCGCGACGACACTGTCTACTTCCCCTTCGGTTACGACGACAACGGCATCGCCTCGGAGCGACTGACGGAGCGCGAACTCGACATCCGACACCAGGATTACCCACGCCGAGAGTTCCAAGAGAAGTGCCGTGACGTGTGTACACAGTTCGAGGATGAGTTCACGCAGGACGTGCAGTCGCTTGCGATCTCCATCGACTGGGACAACACCTACAAGACTATCGCGCCGGACGTCCAGCGGGTCTCCCAACTGTCGTTCCTCGACCTCTACGAGCAGGGCCGGGAGTACCGTCAGCGCGCGCCGACCATCTGGTGTCCGGACTGCGAGACGGCCATCTCACAGGTCGAGCAGGAGGACAAGGACAAGTCGACGCTGTTCAACGACATCGCCTTCGACCTCGTCGAGACGGGCGACGGACCGGCCGACGAGGACGCGACGTTCACCATCTCGACGACGCGACCGGAACTGCTGCCGGCGTGTGTCGCCGTCTTCGTCCATCCCGACGACGACGAGAATCAACACCTCGTCGGCGGCAGTGCGCGGGTGCCCCTTTTCGAGCAGGAGGTTCCCGTTATCGCCGACGAGCGCGTCGACATGGAGACCGGCAGCGGCATCGTCATGTGCTGTACGTTCGGCGATCAGAACGACATCGAGTGGTACCAGGCCCACGACCTGCCGCTACGACTCGCAATCGATGAGTCTGCGACCATGACGGACGTGGCCGGCGAGTACCAGGGAATGCACACCACCGAAGCCCGCGAAGCCATCATCGAGGACCTTCGCGAGGAGGGGTCGCTGCTTGAGAGCCGCGACCACGACCACACCGTGCAGGTCCACGAGCGCTGTGAAGAGGAGGTCGAATACCTCGTCACCGAGCAGTGGTACATCGAACTGCTCGACAAGAAGGAGGAGTACATCGAGGCCGGCCGCCAGATGGAGTGGTACCCTGAGAAGATGGCCACCCGCTACGAGCACTGGATCGAGGGGCTCGAATGGGACTGGTGTATCTCCCGCCAGCGCGATTCGGGCATCCCGATTCCGGTGTGGTACTGCGACGACTGCGGCGAGCCCGTGATGGCCGAGCGCGAGCAGCTCCCGGTCGACCCGCTGTCGGACGACCCGCCGGTCGATAGCTGTCCCGAATGTGGCCACGACTCGCTGACGCCTGAGGAAGACGTGTTCGACACGTGGGCGACCTCGTCGCTGACCCCGCTCGTGAATGCCGGCTGGGACTGGGACGCGGACAGCGAGTCGTTCACCATGGAGTTGCCGGAGCTGTACCCCTTCGACCTGCGCCCGCAGGGCCACGACATTATCTCCTTCTGGCTGTTCCACACTGTCGTCAAGTGCTACGAGCACACCGGCGAGGTGCCATTCGAGAATGTGATGATCAACGGGATGGTGCTGGACGAGAACCGCGAGGCGATGTCCAAGTCCAAGGGCAATGTCATCCCGCCCAGCGAGGTCTTAGAGAAGTTCCCGGTCGATGCCACGCGCTACTGGGCCGCCGGCACCTCCATCGGCGACGACTTCCCGTACAAGGAAGGCGACCTGGAGGCTGGCGAGCGGCTCCTCCAGAAGCTCTGGAACGCATCGCGGCTGGTCGACCAACTCACGCCCGCGAGTCAGCCCGACGAGCCCGACGACCTCGCCGCGGTCGACGAGTGGCTGCTGGCCGAACTGGACGCAACCGTCGAGTCAGTCACCACGAAGTTCGAGGACTACGAGTTCTCGAAGGCCCGGAACGAACTCCGGTCGTTCTTCTGGAACACGTTCTGTGACGACTACCTCGAAATCGCCAAGCAGCGGCTTTCGGATGGGGAAGATACGTCAACCGAGTTCACACTTCTGCGAGCCCACCGGACCTTCCTGCAACTGTTCGCACCGTTCCTCCCACACATCACGGAAGAGCTGTGGGAGCGGTGCTACGAGGAAGATAGCTCAATCCACACGACGGACTGGCCGACCTCGGGCGGCTACGATGCCGACCTCGAAGCGGGAGAGACGGCGATGGAGGTCGTCTCCGCGCTCCGGCGGTACAAGACCGAGAACGGGCTGCCGCTGAACGCCGACCTCGACCACGTCGAGGTGTTCGGCCACATCGCCGGCTTCGAGGACGCCGTCGCCGAGGCGATGCACGTGGCCCAGCTAGACACCTACGACGAGGCCCCGGACATCACGACGGAGGTCAGTGGCATCGACCTCGACTACTCGCTCGTCGGCCCCGAGTTCGGAAGCGAAGTCGGCGCTATCGACGCCGCTATCGAGGACGGCGACTACGAGATCGACGGCGACACGCTGCAGGTCGCTGGCGTCGAACTCGATGATGAGATGTTCGCTGTCGAGGAGTCCCGGACCTACTCCGGCGAGGGCGAGATGACCGAAACCGAAAGCGCCGTCGTCGTTGTTCGGTAG